Below is a genomic region from candidate division WOR-3 bacterium.
AGACGTTCCGCCGACTCGCCGTTGTAGCCGAGGCAGAAGAGGCAACCATGCTGCTCTACCGGCTTGAGATGGACACCGACCGCAATGCCGCTCTGCTCCAGGGGCTGCTCAGCATCACCGCCCTGGAGCTGGTGCCCGAGCAGTTTGTCGAGCGTGCCCTGGCGATGCTCTGTGACAACCTCCGATTTGAGCAGGGCGTGGTGCTGGCCGGCGGCCGGCCGGTGGCATTGCGCGGCAATCCGAGCTCGCCTGAGTTGGCGGGCCGAGTGACCTTGACGCAGACCGACCTGTCAATGACACTTCCGGTGAAGATGGAGGGACGTGAAGTCGGTCTTGTCTGGCTCAAACGGGCAGTCTCTCTGACGACGCGTGTCAGCCCCGAGGTCCTTGAGGTTGTGTCCCAGACACTCGCGCCCGCGCTTGCGAGGCTGAGAGAACTCGGGACAATCGAAGCCGACTGCGAACCTGAGCTCTCCGCGCTGCGGTTCCGCGGAGTGGTGGGCCGGAACCGCGAGGTGCGCGACCTGCTCGGCATCGTGGCGCGTTTGGCCGACGCTCCGGTTCCGGTGCTGATACGCGGCGAGAGCGGCACCGGCAAGGAACTCATAGCCCGCGCACTGCATGAATCGGGTCCTCGCGCCGACCATCCCTTTGTCACGGTCAACTGCGCAGCAGTTCCGGAAGCCCTGCTTGAGGCCGAGTTCTTCGGGGTCGAGGCGGGTGCGGCAACCGGCGTTGTAGCGCGGCCGGGCAAGTTCGAACAGGCGGGAAGAGGGACCATTTTCCTTGACGAAGTCGGGGACATGAGCCCTGCGCTCCAGGCCAAACTGCTGCGCGTCATCGAGGACAAGACGGTCACGCGAGTCGGTGGGACCGCCGAACGGCCGGTCGGCGCACGAATTGTCGCTGCGACGAACATGGACCTTGACCTGCGCGAGCGCGAGGGGTTGTTCCGACGCGACCTGCTGTACCGCCTCAATACGGTTCAGCTTGTCCTGCCGCCGCTGCGTCGTCGGCAAGAGGACATTCCAGTTCTGACCAGGTATTTCATCGCCCGCGCAGCTCAGGAATACGATCGACGGACCCACGGCGCAAGCGACGATGTCCTGTCTTTGTTTGCCCGTTTCGACTGGCCCGGCAACATCAGGCAACTCCAGCACGTTGTCGCACGGGCAGTGTTACTTGCCGATGGTGACATGCTCCAGGTCACGGACCTTCCGCTTGACCTGAGGCAGTGTGACGCCGTTCCAGACACGCAGTCGCGAGAGAGCTTGCGCAGCCGCGTGCGTGCCAAGTCGGACGAAGCGGAGAGGGCCCTGCTTGTCGAAGCCTTGAGGCAGGCAAAGGGGAACACCTTGGAGGCCATCAAGCTCACGGGCTTCAGCCGCAGGCACTTCTTTCGTCTGCTCCACAAACACAACCTGAACCGCAACAGCGACTGACGTCAGCGGCGGGTAGTCCTGACTCACTAGTAGCCTAGGCAAGACAGTCCTTCGATCTTGAGGAGTGCCAAGAGACGGCACCAAGTGGGCATTCATGGCACTCCCGTCGCAGTCCATTGAAGGTAAATCACTTGCCTGCATCTCGGGTCGTCCTTCGTTGGGCGCAGAATGGCACCCGTGCCTTCCTCTCTCTAGGTCCAGGACCAAGCAACTAGCTAGTCCGCCGTAGCTTACGCTGCGTGCCCCTAGCCGGCATGTTTCGTGTCTAGGTGTCAGCGTGATGTCGATACAAACCAGGGATTTCGGCGATGTGGCCGCGAGGGCGCGAGAGCTCGGTTGCCAAGTTCCGGTCGGAATCGCTCTGCTTCCCGGTAACTTCGCCACGGCGGCCCACGCCGGCGGATTCTGCTATCACGCGGCCGTGCCGCTTGTGCGTTCGGCTTGGCAGCGCATCGGTTTCGAAGACGAAGGTCCCGCCGCGCGGGACACGTCCGGCGAAAATGGGGACTGTACCGCAGCACATCCGATGGGCTGCTCCGAGGGACTGCCCCCTTTTTCGCGGCCCCAGGCCGAGCGGTCGGATCACGTCACCAGCGAGAGCACCAAAGCCGAGTCACGTATGAGTGATTCGGGGTTGGCGACCAGTTCTGGAATCCGGACCCCAATCCCTAGCCCCCAACCCCCAGCCCCTTTTCCCTGCGATGTTCCACTCGTGGTCTTCTTCGGCGCCAGTCTGCTCGGCGACCAGCCGTGGCGCGTAACAGTCGCGCTCGGGTTGGTTTCGTCGGTGCTCGCGTCTCAGGCTCGCCGCACAGGCGAGAGGGGTGTTCGACTGGATGTCGTAGTGGAGCGGCCGCGCGATCGCGGCTACGCCTGCATCGAGTACAGGGGCGATGCGTTCGGGGTCGTCCCACTGGTCAGAGATGTACGGCGAGTCTGGACCGGCGAATGAGCCGAGCAGCCAGGCCTTCGGTTTGTGCCCGCGTCCCGGGAATCGAGCCGATTCAGTGGGTCATGCAACAGACAAGAAAAGGGGCAGCACCTGCAATCCCGGCCAGGAAGAACAGGTTCAGAGTTGGACTCTGTGCTGCCCGAGAGATTGTAGCCCGGATGTAGAAGGAAGCAAGCAGGGGATGGCAAGACTATGAGCGGTCTTCAGCCGCCGGTGCTACAAGCAACGGTAGTCCTGGCCGGCTCTGCATCCCGGCACCGGGTACGAGGTCCGTGGGGCACTCTAAGGTGCTCGAGTGCGCCCTGAGCAAAAGACCTGAAAGGAGGCTTTCATGCTCAAGTGCACGGTAGTCAGCATAATGCTCGTGGCGGCCGCGGTCATGGGCTGGGAGCAGCCGGACAGCTCCGGCCGTGTCCCGGTCAACAACGAGGCGAACGCGCACCTTGCATGGGGAGACAGCCTTGTCTGGGGAATGTTCCCCGTCAATGCGCAAAACAAGACCTACATCATGACCTTCCCCCGCATCTACGAGTACGTACACCAGGGGGACACCCTGGATTCGCTAGGGTGGGATACGACGTTCACGGTTGGCGTGCACCTTCACAACACCAGTATCACGTTCCAGTGGCTCGAGCAGCCGGTCGTCTGGTTCGGCGGCACAAACCCAACGGTCTCAAAGCTCTACTGGTACACAAGCGACAGCGGTCAAAGTGGCCAGGTCGTCATCGACACTTTCTCCTTCGCAGACGGCGCGAGCATCGTCTACGTGCCCAATGAGGACTACTCATCGGTGTACTGGCCGGTGCCGGGGTGGATATACTGCCTTCCCGGTGACACCACGGCTTTCTGGCGATACTCGATTCCCGCGCTGTTCCCTCCGAACCTTGATCCGTATGGCTACCACCCCGGGCCGGGCGCAACCATCGCTGACCAGACGCCGCTGTTCAAGTGGGGAAGCACGGCTACCACAGCATATCGTTTGCTGGTTTCGACCCAGTCGGATTTCAGCGACACAGTGATCGACGAACAAGTCTCCAGTCCGGAGCACGAGCCGCCTTCGAATCTCGCCAATGGAACCTACTACTGGCGTTCCGCCGCCTGGATCGGCGGTGCGTGGTCCTGGTGCGCCGGCACGCGCAACTTCACCCTCGACGGCGGATGGGAGACGATCGCGAGTATTCCCCATGCGCCTCTGCAGGACGGTTCCTGTATGGCCTACGACAAGGGCAGCTTCGGCTCCAACGTCAGGTCGATCATCGCCATCGTCGACGGTTACAGCACCTACTACACCAATAGATACGACATCGGTCAGAACACTTGGGTGTCGCTTGACAACGCCCCACTGGATCCCGAGCCTGGCACGTCGATCACGACGCGCACGCCAGTGCAGGACGAGCTTTCCCCGGTCGTGATGGCCGCGTTCGCCGGCCAAGACCATGGCGAGGACGCACCTTACATCTACGACAATGCTCGTCAGCAGTACCAACGCTGGTATGTGTGGGACGACGACAGCGGGGAGCCGTTCCATAACTCGTACTATCCCTACGACATCGACATGGGGTCCTCGATGGTCATAGGCGCCGGTGACACCATGTACCTGCTGCCGAGTTCGAACACCCAGGCCTTCTACTGGGTGGATGGTCCGAACGCGTACGGGGATGGGCAGCAGGCCGCGGTCTCCCGGAAGGGCGTGACCGGCGCACACTTGGTCACCAGCCGCGAAGGGATTGAGATCGCGTATCAAGTGCCAACTTCGGTGCATGTTCGAGCGTCACTGCTAGATGTGGTCGGCAGGCAGATCGGCTACCTCGACGCCGGGGAGCAGAAGCCAGGAATGCATCGGCTCAGCTGGAGATGCAATGCTGAAGGTCGCAGCTTGAGCGCGGGAGCCTACTTCGTGCTGCTTGACATCGGTGCGAAGCAGCTTACGCTCAAGGCCGTAGTGAAGTAATCAACTCTTTCGGAGGGGCGGGGCTTCCCGCCCCTCCGGGATTGGAGTGCTCATGTCCAGACTCGCACTGCTGTTGCTTCCCGCACTGCTCTTCGCGCAGGTTGAGATCGATACCGTCATCAGATTCTCGAAGCTGGTCGGGAGTGGCTGTTTCTTTCCCGATCTGAACAAACTCTACGTTGACTACTGCGATGGTGTCTACGCTGTGCTCAATTGTTCAACGTATGAGATAGAATCGGAGATGCCAGCACTGTCCTTTCTCGACCACTACTCCTGGAACTGGCGCAGGCAGAAGCTCTACGTAACCTGCAATCCGCGTCCGGAGAGCACGATGGTTGTTGACGTCGCGGCCGACTCGGTCATCGGATGGCTTGAAGTCTGCCGTGAGTGGCACTCGGACGTCTACCTCAGTGACATTGACCGCCGGTACAAGCCGGCAGTGGACACGCTCTACGAATATGATTGCGCCACCGACACGGTGACACGCCGGTTGCCGGTGCACAGCACCTGTGCGTCGTGGGATTCGGTCGGCCGCAAGCTCTACGTGGGACAGGGCTCGCTCAAGAAGCTCTATGTCTACGACTACCTGGAGGACTCGTGTCTGAAGGTCATAGACGTGGGCGCGATCAGGGCTTCCAAGCCCGACGCTTGCGTATTCAGTCGTAGCTCCCGCAGGGCATACGTATCGTCAGAGCAGTTTGAGCTATCGTATGCCGACGTCGGCATAGTCGACACCCAGCGGGATACGCTACTCAGCGTGCTCCCAGTGCGAATACGCCGGGGATTCTACAAGCAGGTTGCCGTGGACGAGACGGATGACAAGGTGTACATGACCGACTGCGACGGCTGGTACGATCACCCGGACACGATGTGGGTTATTGACTGCGCC
It encodes:
- a CDS encoding tetratricopeptide repeat protein — its product is MLTSSPMSGETKPPDKLQQLRDRIASATTPAERVVATMELAEGIWLKDPVAVRPLLEQVVAEAEAVGRIKDKGRAAYMLGELARRAGDLDAASRHAETVFTVANATGDLRTRAYWLYLVGTMNTERGELQSALECFQEYLETFRQIGSKKGESLALNELACVHALQGALGKALECYRQCLAASTRAGDAHGRATSLYNIGWTLAAMGRWTEATEDFYRSISLCEEHGFSDPLAAARNALGELSLKRSEYDHAVLMFRAVIEAERQHRRAGGVYREALTNLGWTHFRKGDLARAEDVLSEAARLCEEPGDRRMLATACCRRSEVALARGRLDAAWELLVQAMHHSTDLRLPTEKGETLRVQALLTSARGDPAQALDFFSRSEAVLGPLGDTFELAIARLQHGRELIEVNRPEEARPLLQAAAQTFRRLAVVAEAEEATMLLYRLEMDTDRNAALLQGLLSITALELVPEQFVERALAMLCDNLRFEQGVVLAGGRPVALRGNPSSPELAGRVTLTQTDLSMTLPVKMEGREVGLVWLKRAVSLTTRVSPEVLEVVSQTLAPALARLRELGTIEADCEPELSALRFRGVVGRNREVRDLLGIVARLADAPVPVLIRGESGTGKELIARALHESGPRADHPFVTVNCAAVPEALLEAEFFGVEAGAATGVVARPGKFEQAGRGTIFLDEVGDMSPALQAKLLRVIEDKTVTRVGGTAERPVGARIVAATNMDLDLREREGLFRRDLLYRLNTVQLVLPPLRRRQEDIPVLTRYFIARAAQEYDRRTHGASDDVLSLFARFDWPGNIRQLQHVVARAVLLADGDMLQVTDLPLDLRQCDAVPDTQSRESLRSRVRAKSDEAERALLVEALRQAKGNTLEAIKLTGFSRRHFFRLLHKHNLNRNSD